The Heyndrickxia vini genome contains a region encoding:
- the opp3C gene encoding oligopeptide ABC transporter permease — translation MAEMLEKIPKEMFEPAPVNPNESEVISKPQLSFAKDAWLRVRKNKGAIISLVLLVLIIIMAIIGPHLSHFDPTEVNTTRANLPPRVPGLEKMGIFDGSQKIGGVETNVYKEQHIKDYYWFGTDGLGRDLFSRVWLGTRVSLYIAFLAALIDMVIGVTYGLISGFKGGQVDNVMQRILEVISGIPNLIVVILMLLIMEPGILSITIAMVITGWIGMARVVRGQVLKLKSQEYVMASKTLGASNGRILFKHLLPNLSGVIIINTMFTIPSAIFFEAFLSFIGIGLQAPKASLGTLIEDGYKTFQFLPHLMIIPCLVICIILVASNLIGDGLRDAFDPKMRD, via the coding sequence ATGGCTGAAATGTTAGAAAAAATACCGAAAGAAATGTTTGAGCCCGCTCCAGTGAATCCAAATGAAAGTGAAGTTATTTCAAAACCGCAACTTTCCTTTGCGAAGGATGCATGGCTTCGGGTTAGAAAAAATAAAGGTGCGATAATTAGTTTAGTTCTATTAGTACTAATCATTATTATGGCAATTATTGGGCCACATCTTTCACATTTTGATCCTACGGAAGTAAATACAACGAGGGCTAATCTTCCTCCAAGAGTACCTGGCTTAGAAAAAATGGGAATATTTGATGGCAGCCAAAAAATTGGCGGAGTTGAAACCAACGTATATAAAGAACAGCATATTAAAGACTACTATTGGTTTGGAACAGATGGTCTTGGACGGGATTTATTTTCACGGGTATGGCTTGGAACAAGGGTTTCATTATATATCGCATTCCTAGCTGCGCTTATTGATATGGTTATTGGGGTAACATACGGACTAATCTCAGGGTTTAAAGGTGGACAAGTAGATAACGTCATGCAACGTATTTTAGAGGTTATTTCTGGTATACCAAATTTAATTGTCGTTATTCTCATGCTATTAATTATGGAACCGGGGATTTTATCCATCACAATTGCAATGGTTATCACTGGATGGATTGGGATGGCTCGGGTCGTTCGCGGTCAAGTATTGAAACTAAAAAGCCAAGAATATGTTATGGCATCGAAAACACTTGGTGCATCTAATGGAAGAATCTTATTTAAACATTTATTACCGAATTTATCAGGGGTTATAATCATCAATACGATGTTTACGATTCCGAGTGCGATATTTTTTGAAGCATTCTTAAGCTTCATTGGTATTGGTTTACAAGCACCTAAGGCATCTTTAGGAACATTGATTGAGGATGGGTATAAAACATTCCAATTCTTACCTCACTTAATGATTATTCCTTGTCTAGTCATTTGTATTATATTAGTTGCAAGTAACTTAATCGGAGACGGACTACGTGATGCATTTGATCCGAAAATGAGAGATTAA
- the opp3b gene encoding oligopeptide ABC transporter permease: protein MAKYISKRIVYLILTLFIISSFTFFLMKFLPGTPFRAEEKLSDEQKIILEEKYGLNDPIPVQYGRYMVNIVKGDLGVSFQFDNQPVTKLLINRMGPSLQLGFQAMFIGTIVGILLGVLAAMFQNTWIDYGSTFLAVLGKSIPSFVFAAVLQYIIGVKLQWLPVASWDSFASSIMPTIALAIFPIATAARFMRTELIEVLGSDYITLAKAKGNSKMEISFKHAVRNALIPLITVLGPMAVGLMTGSMVVEQIFAIPGIGEQFVKSIQTNDFPIIMGTTIFFAFLLTVIILIVDILYGIIDPRIRVAGGKK, encoded by the coding sequence ATGGCAAAGTATATTTCAAAAAGAATTGTTTATTTAATTCTTACTTTGTTTATTATTTCATCATTTACTTTCTTTTTGATGAAATTTTTGCCGGGTACACCGTTTCGGGCAGAAGAAAAGCTATCTGACGAACAAAAGATCATCCTTGAAGAAAAGTATGGATTAAATGACCCAATTCCAGTTCAGTACGGAAGATATATGGTAAACATTGTAAAGGGTGACTTAGGGGTATCATTCCAATTTGATAATCAGCCAGTTACAAAACTGCTTATCAATCGAATGGGGCCATCATTACAGCTAGGCTTTCAAGCGATGTTTATCGGAACGATTGTCGGAATATTATTAGGTGTTTTAGCAGCGATGTTTCAAAATACTTGGATTGATTATGGAAGTACATTCCTCGCAGTGTTAGGAAAATCGATCCCTTCATTCGTATTTGCTGCAGTACTACAATATATCATTGGAGTTAAATTACAATGGCTCCCAGTTGCCTCATGGGATAGTTTTGCCTCATCCATAATGCCTACTATTGCATTGGCTATTTTCCCAATCGCAACAGCTGCCCGGTTCATGAGGACAGAGCTAATTGAAGTATTAGGTTCAGATTATATAACATTAGCAAAAGCAAAAGGAAATTCAAAAATGGAAATTTCCTTTAAACATGCTGTCCGAAATGCATTGATTCCGTTAATTACGGTGTTAGGACCGATGGCAGTTGGTTTAATGACTGGTTCCATGGTTGTAGAACAAATTTTTGCTATACCTGGAATCGGCGAGCAGTTTGTTAAATCAATTCAAACGAATGACTTTCCTATTATTATGGGAACAACCATTTTCTTTGCTTTCTTATTAACAGTAATCATTTTGATTGTTGATATTCTTTACGGAATCATTGATCCAAGAATTCGTGTAGCGGGAGGGAAAAAATAA
- a CDS encoding peptide ABC transporter substrate-binding protein, which produces MKKSKFYLFTAIALSLALVLSACGAGSDKKSSSNGDSGSKNDQVLNMIETAEIPTGDPTLATDAASFSVFGQTLEGLYTLNDKDVPVPALAEGKPSISEDGKVYTFKIRKDAKWSNGDPVTAKDFVFSWRRAVDPKTGAQYAYMFQGVVKNANEIMNGKAKPDQLGVEAVDDNTLKVTLENAVPYLDSLLAFATFAPLNEKFVTEKGDKFGTNSDNMLSNGPFELKDWDGTGLTWKYVKNDNYYDKANVKIKEVNVQVAKTPNTAINLYNTGKTDITAALSAEYAKQYQNNKDALKMVESSSWYLKFNQVRNGKKTPLANENIRKGLAMAFDKKAYTDTILSNGSFPSNGLVPKGVHQLNGKDFRDASGDLLTTDKAKAKEYWEKGLKELGVKSLTLELLSDDTENAKKTSEFFQDQLQRSLPGLTLKLTNVPFKIRIQKQDKQDYEIQMAGWGADYLDSMTYLDLFVTNGGNNKTGYSNKKYDQLINDAKVKYGNDLEKRWETLLQAEKILVQEDAAIAPIYQRGHLKLIKPYVKGFEEHLFGPDYTLKNVTIEK; this is translated from the coding sequence ATGAAAAAGTCAAAATTTTATTTATTTACTGCTATTGCCCTATCACTTGCACTAGTACTATCTGCATGTGGTGCGGGAAGCGATAAGAAGAGCTCAAGCAATGGCGATAGCGGTTCAAAAAATGACCAAGTTCTCAATATGATTGAGACTGCGGAAATCCCAACAGGAGATCCAACTTTAGCAACAGATGCAGCAAGTTTCAGTGTATTCGGACAAACATTAGAAGGTCTTTATACATTAAATGACAAAGATGTACCGGTACCTGCACTTGCAGAAGGAAAACCTTCTATTAGTGAAGACGGTAAAGTTTATACATTTAAAATTCGCAAAGATGCTAAATGGTCTAATGGTGACCCTGTAACAGCAAAAGATTTTGTTTTCTCTTGGAGAAGAGCAGTAGATCCTAAAACAGGTGCTCAATATGCGTACATGTTTCAAGGTGTAGTAAAAAATGCAAATGAAATTATGAATGGCAAAGCAAAACCTGATCAATTAGGTGTAGAAGCTGTTGATGACAATACATTAAAAGTTACACTAGAAAATGCAGTTCCATATCTTGATTCATTACTAGCGTTTGCTACTTTTGCTCCGTTAAATGAAAAATTCGTTACAGAAAAAGGCGATAAATTCGGAACAAACAGTGACAATATGCTTTCAAATGGTCCATTCGAATTAAAAGATTGGGATGGAACAGGTTTAACATGGAAATATGTGAAAAATGACAATTATTATGATAAAGCAAATGTAAAAATTAAAGAAGTAAATGTACAAGTTGCAAAAACTCCAAATACAGCAATTAACCTATACAACACAGGTAAAACTGATATTACAGCTGCGTTAAGTGCAGAATATGCAAAACAATATCAAAACAATAAAGATGCTTTAAAAATGGTAGAATCTAGCTCTTGGTATTTGAAATTCAACCAAGTGCGTAACGGAAAGAAAACACCTTTAGCGAATGAGAATATTCGTAAGGGACTAGCTATGGCATTTGATAAAAAAGCATACACAGATACTATCCTTTCAAATGGATCTTTCCCAAGCAACGGATTAGTTCCTAAAGGTGTACATCAATTGAATGGTAAAGACTTCCGTGATGCAAGTGGAGATTTATTAACTACTGACAAAGCAAAAGCAAAAGAATATTGGGAAAAAGGCTTAAAAGAATTAGGCGTAAAAAGCTTAACACTTGAATTATTAAGTGATGATACAGAAAATGCGAAGAAAACAAGTGAATTCTTCCAAGATCAATTACAAAGAAGCTTACCAGGCTTAACACTTAAATTAACAAACGTTCCATTTAAAATCCGTATCCAAAAACAAGACAAGCAAGATTATGAAATTCAAATGGCTGGATGGGGAGCAGACTATTTAGATTCAATGACATATCTTGATTTATTTGTAACTAATGGTGGAAATAACAAAACAGGTTACTCAAATAAAAAGTATGATCAATTAATCAATGATGCAAAAGTAAAATATGGTAATGATCTTGAAAAGCGTTGGGAAACATTGCTACAAGCTGAGAAAATCTTAGTTCAAGAAGATGCAGCAATTGCTCCAATTTATCAAAGAGGTCACTTGAAATTAATTAAGCCATATGTAAAAGGCTTTGAAGAACACTTATTTGGACCAGATTATACGTTAAAAAATGTAACAATCGAAAAATAA
- a CDS encoding DUF3899 domain-containing protein has translation MFKKYVIWVLISQIFVILFSFIFYHSINLLAYINVSFVIGALLILLALTGYIINKGFFDIVFASFQQMFSKMNDEDRRPLSKLIPLRYTLPFTVGLVTIILMIIALFVYYG, from the coding sequence TTGTTTAAAAAATATGTTATATGGGTGTTGATTTCACAAATATTTGTCATTCTGTTTTCTTTTATCTTTTATCACTCCATTAATTTATTGGCATATATTAATGTTTCCTTTGTTATTGGTGCTCTTCTTATATTATTAGCATTAACAGGTTACATTATTAATAAAGGATTTTTTGATATTGTATTTGCCAGTTTCCAGCAAATGTTTAGCAAAATGAACGATGAAGACCGAAGACCGTTGTCAAAATTAATTCCATTAAGGTACACTTTACCATTTACCGTAGGACTTGTTACGATTATTTTAATGATCATTGCATTGTTTGTTTATTATGGATAA
- a CDS encoding MerR family transcriptional regulator, producing the protein MEYTVQKLARLAGVSTRTLRYYDEIGILKPARMNTSGYRIYGQNEVDRLQQILFYRELGIELESIKNIMNTPGFDGTKALKDHREKLLEKRKQLDVLIENVNKTICLKEGRIEMTDQEKFEGFKKKMIEENEEKYGEEIRNKYGNETIDQSNAKLMNMTQDQYERFTKLEKQVIETLVEAFATGDPSSELAQKTADLHKQWLTYTWKEYSKEAHAGLAQMYVDDERFKSYYEKQPGMTEFLRDAIHIYTKK; encoded by the coding sequence TTGGAATATACAGTGCAAAAGCTAGCGAGATTAGCGGGAGTAAGCACAAGAACCCTTCGATACTATGATGAGATAGGCATTCTTAAGCCGGCAAGAATGAATACATCCGGGTATCGAATTTACGGGCAAAATGAAGTTGACAGACTGCAGCAAATTTTATTTTACAGGGAATTAGGTATTGAATTAGAAAGTATAAAAAACATCATGAACACTCCTGGCTTTGATGGTACAAAGGCACTTAAGGATCATCGTGAGAAACTCCTCGAAAAAAGAAAACAACTAGACGTATTAATCGAAAATGTAAATAAAACGATTTGCTTAAAGGAAGGGAGAATAGAAATGACGGACCAAGAGAAATTCGAAGGTTTTAAGAAAAAAATGATTGAGGAAAATGAAGAAAAATATGGGGAAGAAATTCGAAACAAGTACGGCAATGAGACAATTGATCAATCCAATGCAAAATTAATGAATATGACTCAAGATCAATATGAAAGATTCACAAAACTAGAGAAACAAGTAATAGAAACGTTAGTAGAAGCTTTCGCAACTGGTGATCCATCAAGTGAGCTTGCACAAAAAACAGCAGACTTGCATAAACAATGGTTGACCTATACTTGGAAAGAATACAGTAAAGAAGCTCACGCAGGACTTGCACAAATGTATGTGGATGATGAACGATTTAAATCCTATTATGAAAAGCAACCAGGGATGACCGAATTTTTGAGAGATGCCATCCATATTTATACTAAGAAATAG
- a CDS encoding DoxX family protein, whose product MTWFVLLFIYSNKGGIAIHTKIIRYLVGYVFITSGVMKIVSEDLGNYFTSLGLPFPILLMNIVAIIELICGILILANKWVKQSAIPLMAIMIAAILLTKVPILHTGLIAFAFNARLDIIMMALLVILYKQDMNIKVPFK is encoded by the coding sequence TTGACATGGTTTGTCCTATTATTCATATATTCAAATAAAGGGGGGATTGCCATTCATACGAAAATCATTCGGTATTTAGTCGGATATGTTTTTATCACATCTGGGGTAATGAAAATCGTTAGCGAAGATTTAGGGAATTATTTTACTAGCCTAGGATTGCCGTTCCCAATTTTATTAATGAACATAGTTGCAATAATAGAGCTCATTTGTGGTATTCTCATTTTGGCAAATAAATGGGTTAAACAATCAGCTATTCCATTAATGGCCATAATGATTGCAGCAATCCTTTTAACAAAAGTGCCGATATTGCATACGGGATTGATTGCCTTTGCGTTTAATGCGAGGTTGGACATTATTATGATGGCGCTACTTGTGATTCTCTACAAACAAGATATGAATATAAAAGTCCCTTTCAAATAA
- a CDS encoding YebC/PmpR family DNA-binding transcriptional regulator, with protein sequence MGRKWNNIKEKKASKDANTSRIYAKFGREIYVAAKQGEPDPESNQALKFVLERAKTYNVPKHIIDRAIEKAKGGSDENYDELRYEGFGPNGSMVIVDALTNNVNRTASEVRAAFGKNGGNMGVSGSVAYMFDATAVIGLEGKSADEVLEMLMEADIDVRDIIEEEDSVIVYAEPDQFHAVQEALKSAGITEFTVAELTMLAQNDITLPEDAKAQFEKMIDVLEDLEDVQQVYHNVDLSE encoded by the coding sequence ATGGGACGTAAGTGGAATAATATTAAAGAAAAAAAGGCATCAAAAGACGCAAATACGAGTCGAATTTATGCTAAGTTTGGTCGAGAAATATATGTAGCTGCGAAGCAAGGTGAACCAGACCCAGAATCTAACCAAGCATTGAAATTCGTACTTGAACGTGCGAAAACATATAATGTACCAAAACATATTATTGACCGTGCAATTGAAAAGGCAAAAGGCGGCTCTGATGAAAACTATGATGAGCTTCGTTACGAAGGTTTTGGACCAAATGGATCAATGGTTATCGTCGATGCCTTAACGAATAATGTGAACCGTACAGCATCAGAAGTACGTGCAGCGTTCGGTAAAAATGGCGGTAATATGGGAGTTAGTGGTTCTGTTGCTTATATGTTTGACGCAACGGCTGTGATCGGACTTGAAGGAAAATCTGCGGATGAAGTGCTCGAAATGTTAATGGAAGCGGATATCGATGTTCGTGACATCATTGAAGAAGAGGATTCTGTTATCGTATATGCTGAACCAGATCAATTCCATGCCGTACAAGAAGCATTAAAAAGTGCTGGAATCACGGAATTCACAGTTGCCGAACTAACGATGCTTGCACAAAACGATATAACACTTCCGGAAGATGCAAAAGCACAATTTGAAAAAATGATCGATGTGCTAGAGGATTTGGAAGATGTTCAACAAGTATATCATAATGTAGATTTAAGCGAATAA
- the nagE gene encoding N-acetylglucosamine-specific PTS transporter subunit IIBC — MMKYLQRMGKSLMLPVAVLPAAAILMGIGYWIDPTGWGSGNAVAAFLIKAGGSIIDNIPILFAVGLALGMAKEKDGSAALSGLVAYLVVTTLLSTDTVAMLKGIDAKAVSPAFAKIGNAFIGIISGIVAANMYNRFSKVQLPDALAFFSGKRLVPIMTAVSMLVVSVILFFVWPVVFTGLVSFGEAISKLGAAGAGLYGFFNRLLIPTGLHHALNSVFWFDVAGINDIGNFWASKGEKGITGMYQAGFFPVMMFGLPAAALAMYHTAKTKQKKQVAALMMAAGFAAFFTGVTEPLEFAFMFTAPALYLVHAVLTGLSLMIAALFHWTAGFGFSAGLVDFVLSLRIPIANQPYMLIVQGLVFAVIYYFLFRFIIVKFNLATPGRGEEIVDDNEGASTATDKGNKFTVMAAKIYEGLGGDANVTSVDNCTTRLRVEVKDMNAVDQNKIKATGVPGINIVGPQSIQVIVGTSVQFVADEVHRIRKG, encoded by the coding sequence ATGATGAAATATCTACAAAGAATGGGTAAATCATTGATGTTACCAGTTGCTGTATTACCAGCAGCAGCTATTTTGATGGGGATTGGTTATTGGATTGACCCAACAGGTTGGGGATCTGGAAATGCAGTAGCTGCGTTTTTAATCAAAGCCGGGGGTTCTATTATTGATAATATCCCAATCCTATTCGCGGTTGGACTCGCATTAGGAATGGCAAAAGAAAAAGATGGATCAGCTGCTTTAAGTGGGTTAGTCGCTTATTTAGTAGTAACTACGTTATTATCAACTGACACAGTGGCTATGTTGAAAGGGATTGATGCAAAAGCTGTTAGTCCTGCCTTTGCCAAAATAGGAAATGCGTTTATTGGTATTATTTCAGGTATTGTAGCCGCGAATATGTATAATCGATTTAGTAAAGTTCAATTGCCGGATGCATTGGCTTTCTTTAGTGGAAAACGTCTAGTTCCAATTATGACAGCGGTTTCTATGCTAGTTGTATCTGTAATTTTGTTTTTCGTTTGGCCAGTAGTATTCACAGGTTTAGTTTCATTTGGGGAAGCGATTAGTAAATTAGGCGCTGCAGGTGCAGGGTTATATGGATTCTTCAATAGATTATTGATCCCAACAGGATTACACCATGCCTTAAACTCTGTTTTCTGGTTTGATGTAGCGGGAATTAATGATATTGGTAACTTCTGGGCAAGTAAAGGTGAAAAAGGTATTACTGGTATGTATCAAGCTGGTTTCTTCCCAGTAATGATGTTTGGATTACCAGCAGCAGCTTTAGCCATGTACCATACGGCAAAAACAAAACAGAAAAAACAAGTAGCTGCGTTAATGATGGCAGCAGGGTTTGCAGCATTCTTCACAGGTGTTACAGAACCGCTTGAATTTGCTTTCATGTTCACTGCTCCAGCATTATATTTAGTGCATGCGGTTTTAACAGGTTTATCACTTATGATTGCCGCTCTATTCCATTGGACAGCTGGCTTTGGATTTAGTGCAGGTTTAGTCGACTTTGTATTAAGTTTAAGAATTCCAATTGCAAACCAACCATATATGTTAATTGTTCAAGGTCTAGTATTTGCGGTTATTTACTACTTCTTATTCCGCTTTATTATTGTGAAATTTAATTTGGCAACTCCTGGTAGAGGAGAAGAAATAGTAGATGATAATGAAGGAGCAAGTACAGCAACTGATAAAGGTAATAAATTTACAGTGATGGCTGCTAAGATTTATGAAGGTCTTGGCGGAGATGCGAACGTAACTTCTGTAGATAATTGTACGACTCGTTTAAGGGTTGAAGTTAAAGATATGAATGCTGTTGACCAAAATAAGATTAAGGCAACTGGAGTACCAGGAATTAATATTGTTGGACCACAAAGCATTCAGGTAATTGTTGGAACATCTGTACAATTTGTTGCTGACGAAGTTCATCGAATTAGAAAAGGTTAA
- a CDS encoding PRD domain-containing protein, giving the protein MKISKVLNNNAVVVRDGQQEKIAIGAGIAYGKKKNDVVNQQKIEKLFVMKENEKLQQLLNRIPEEHFIISEKIITYAEEYIGVKLNEHIHIALTDHLSFAIEREREGIHLKNKLLHEIKILYKQEYEIGLWAIRYIKETCNIELPIDEAAYIALHIHTMKDQGGDMRQTVIQTTIIRDIVQTITEFLNIHISEDDISYHRLITHLRFALTRMNQNELHTMDNEMIEMIKKKFPLSYQCAVEVANNIMNSYRITLPEHELGYITLHIERLRKQWV; this is encoded by the coding sequence ATGAAGATATCAAAGGTTCTGAATAATAATGCTGTTGTAGTAAGGGATGGGCAGCAAGAGAAAATAGCAATCGGCGCGGGAATTGCATATGGAAAAAAGAAAAATGATGTTGTCAATCAACAAAAAATTGAAAAGCTTTTCGTCATGAAAGAAAATGAAAAACTCCAACAGCTTCTGAATCGAATCCCAGAAGAGCACTTTATTATCTCTGAAAAAATTATTACTTATGCAGAAGAGTATATTGGTGTAAAGCTAAATGAGCATATTCATATTGCTTTAACTGACCATCTTTCATTTGCGATAGAAAGAGAACGGGAAGGCATTCATTTAAAAAACAAGTTATTACATGAAATAAAAATACTTTATAAACAAGAATATGAAATCGGTCTATGGGCAATTAGATACATTAAAGAAACATGTAATATCGAACTCCCAATCGATGAAGCTGCGTATATCGCCCTCCATATTCATACGATGAAAGATCAGGGCGGCGATATGCGTCAAACCGTGATTCAAACGACGATTATTAGGGATATTGTCCAAACGATAACGGAGTTTCTAAACATCCATATTAGTGAGGATGATATATCTTATCATCGCTTAATCACACATTTGCGATTTGCATTAACGCGAATGAATCAAAACGAACTACATACGATGGATAATGAAATGATTGAAATGATTAAAAAGAAATTTCCCCTATCCTATCAATGTGCTGTAGAAGTAGCAAATAATATAATGAATTCGTATCGCATCACTCTGCCCGAACATGAACTAGGGTATATTACCCTCCATATTGAAAGGCTAAGAAAACAGTGGGTTTAA
- a CDS encoding PTS sugar transporter subunit IIA, with translation MKFNLFKKEKEELHIYAPVNGQIVPIEQVPDPVFSQKMMGEGIAIQPSSGNIHAPVSGTVIQVAPTKHAVGLRAEDGSEILIHVGLETVALKGEGFNVVVHDGDKVSGGQLLIEVDWEYIKTNAKSTITPIVITNSMEGKKQYTVTEEQEGLQGKTVVITSSDK, from the coding sequence ATGAAATTTAATCTTTTCAAAAAAGAAAAAGAAGAATTACACATATATGCACCTGTTAATGGGCAAATTGTTCCGATTGAACAAGTTCCAGATCCGGTTTTTAGTCAAAAGATGATGGGTGAAGGAATTGCCATTCAACCATCAAGTGGAAATATTCACGCTCCAGTTAGTGGAACAGTCATTCAGGTTGCGCCAACAAAGCATGCAGTTGGATTGCGTGCAGAGGATGGTTCAGAAATTCTCATACATGTAGGGTTAGAAACAGTTGCTTTAAAGGGTGAGGGATTTAATGTAGTGGTTCATGATGGAGACAAAGTTTCTGGCGGACAGCTACTAATTGAAGTTGATTGGGAATATATTAAGACAAATGCCAAAAGCACTATAACTCCGATAGTTATTACAAATAGTATGGAAGGGAAGAAACAATATACTGTTACAGAAGAGCAAGAAGGTTTACAGGGAAAAACAGTAGTTATAACATCTTCCGATAAGTGA
- a CDS encoding DUF3949 domain-containing protein translates to MDIAFIVLWTVLIMYFLVMIPIEYNNISSIKEQKKKANISHNEMYEKMSFEEEQLNFNLQGNLLNLPSNLVAALIYKLRHRHS, encoded by the coding sequence ATGGATATTGCATTCATTGTATTATGGACCGTTTTAATTATGTATTTCCTTGTTATGATTCCAATCGAGTATAATAATATTTCTTCTATAAAGGAACAAAAAAAGAAAGCAAATATATCTCATAATGAAATGTATGAAAAAATGAGCTTCGAAGAAGAACAACTTAATTTTAATCTTCAAGGCAATCTTTTAAATTTGCCATCTAATTTAGTTGCTGCGCTCATTTACAAGCTACGACATCGACATTCTTAA
- a CDS encoding gamma-type small acid-soluble spore protein: protein MNENQNNSGFTIAGTSIDDVRRKNAQSGMSYNEVKEWLAKTTGGHGTNIYSDTNVEEVKKDIHGSKRANK from the coding sequence ATGAACGAAAATCAAAATAATAGCGGGTTTACAATAGCTGGTACAAGCATTGATGATGTAAGGAGGAAAAATGCTCAATCAGGCATGTCATATAATGAAGTGAAGGAATGGTTAGCTAAAACAACCGGGGGGCATGGAACAAATATTTACAGTGATACAAATGTTGAAGAAGTAAAAAAGGATATTCATGGTTCTAAAAGAGCAAATAAATAA